caaagtggtgcagggtataatatagtcggccacgcccgactttagactttcgttacttattttttttgttttttttttgttttttaatttgtatacatTCAAAATAACAGTGAAGCCaccttgaaagaaaattttgttgaattttagaaaattttatcttaactGTATTACAAATGCCGATATCAcgccatttttacaaaataagggGTACATATttccacaaattcaagaaaatttttagacctaattaatttttcacttgataaagaacattttgttaacggccatatactagacaatgtaccaaattttacccaaatcggatgaattttgctcctccaagaggctccggaggtcaaatccaggaatcggcttatatgggggctatatataattatggaccgatatggaccaatttttgcatggttgttagggactatATAGTTACACAacataccaactttcaaccggatcggatgaaattcgctcctcaaagaggctccgaaggtcaaatctgggaatcggtttatatgggggctatatataattatggaccgctatagATATatgttagcatggttgttagagaccatatactaacatcatgtacaaaatttcagccggatcggatgaaattcgcttctgtaacatatactcccaaacacattttgcttcaaacatataaatttttgagtaaatatatataatatgtttcaaaacatattggtctaaacaatacaatatgtttggaaacattttgaacccaaaaatattatatgcttagaagaattttctcccaaagaagattgtgctcaaaaactTGTTTCTGTATATTCCCTCATATTTTTCTCAGTTctacgagttttttttttagtttttagcacctttttctgtaatacaaacattgtagaagaaattattcaattttataattttttgtttgtaagccagcagactatccactgggctgcgtagctgttatagtcatcaagagataattatcgttataagttatatttatatagcatagcttgcggcgcccacgagccgatgtaaacataacattgtttaacaacataacattgttaaacatacatttgttggcgatgtggagcagtggttggtacgactgccttgcatgccaagggtcctgggttcgatccctgcttcgaccgacaccaattttttatttgttattttttttttacatatatttttaatattttgacttattcgtcctacgttccgatttgttttgacgaaacaaaaaaaaaaattgtgcccgtaatgcgaaaatgataaacataaacaaaactcatgctctttttttatcacaacatatatatgtttactccaaatttgtaaattcttttgtgtatatatatatttttaaggcgccatatATTTTAAGgactttatgtctctctttctaaacacatatatgtttatagtctattaataaattaatatgtttgcatccaagcatattatatttacaaacattttatgtcccaaacataatatgttctaacatattaacatatatgtcccaaacatgttatgctagtttatggacattataagcttgcacttaaaaatattgtgtttaaaaatttgagttccaaacatataatttttacacccaaacatatgaaaaacagtctttttcgtccgtgtatttgttgagatattttattcagagagcgacagagagagtatagagaaagaaatagagatggatacCGGGAGGGtttacgaaagatatcaatataacacagcgagaaaatgaaaagagagcaatttctgtgaaaccgcttgtatgttgtttcggaaaactgttttatgataaggccaaaaatttgatatgcttaagtctaaatattatttaatttgaatattagagtgagtattcggagtaaagagaatagacattcggaaccaagagaatagacatttgaaaaaaaaaaacaaaacagcatgtgttttcgccttgagagcattttatgtatgtgtggacatgtggttTGTTTatcacgaggagtaagtcaaaatatttaggcaaaggaaattaaaaaaaaaaaaaaaaaaaaacaaaacaaaaaaaaacggtggaaaatatacaaaaattacaaagggatcttcataaaaataacgaaagggcactatactctttttacagTTGGAAAATGAAAAAGGAGGaattagtgaaaaattaaaacagtaaaacatataaaaacaaagtttagttcctctttattaataagtagtcccagaggagttgacggacaccttcaaatataaaagtgggcattaagttcgagaaattaagtaaaaacacgataagttttaaattcatttcaaattatgttaaatgctagtaaaaaactgttcgcgcctaaataaatttatgtgtatattataaaattatttatgtatgtttatactcgactctacgttcttcttttgtagagttttttaacttttataccaaaaacagttttttgttacaaaattgttatttttgcaataaaaaaataatattttatccaaaagctcagtccatttcgtttctaTCAagtactgtttctgactgtaaatctttaataaaaacttaatatagtataaataaaaatgtgtaaataaaaaaaaaatgtgttcggtcggagcagggattgaacccatgaccatttgcatgcaaggcagacatgttaACTACTGCTCCAcggggccaacaaatgtatgtttctgctaaataatgttatgtttgtatgggctcgtgggcgctgcaaactatgctatataaatgtaacttataacgataattgtctattgatgaccataaccgctacgtagcccagtggatagtgtgttggcttacaaactgtacggtcctcggttcgattctccgtccaggcgaaaggtaaaatttataaagttgaataatttcttcaacattatttgtagtacagaaaaaggtgccaagaactaaaaaatttcgtggaagtgaaaattatgtgagggaatgagcacaatcttctttagggaaaattcttccaagcatataatatttttggactcaaattgcttccaaacatatatgtaaaataaacatattaatgtttcggcagtatccaataacatatgtgcttcctgcaaaatatgtttggaacatacgttagagaaaattcttccaagcatataatatttttgggctcaaattgcttccaaacatatatgtaaaacaaacatattaatgtttcggcagtatccaataacatatgtgtttcctgcaaaatatgtttggaacatacgttagagaaaattcttccaagcatataatatttttgggatcaaattgcttccaaacatatatgtaaaacaaacatattaatgtttcggcagtatccaataacatatgtgcttcctgcaaaatatgtttggcacATACGTTAGAGAAGcgctttttttgagggtgtaatggCGTagcttctacactcaaaaaaagtttacctgAGTCCAAACATTTTAACCTTCCCTGTGGTAAAAGATACAGAACGATttctgtaaattaaaaatagtttttctttactttaaagaaaatttgccttagttcaaagacatacgactttaacgaagaaacacaaattttcaaaatttatattctaattattttttttttttttaacaaagattaaaaactttcgtttaattaaaatttcattattataaagaaatttgtatttaCAAATACTAAATTGCAaatactaaaatttaggttgcctaATCATcaataccacgtaaatatttttttcagtgtacttgtcAAATGTCAAATAATACCGGGCGATTCAAAATAACACCCAAGGTATATTTAGGAAGGTAGTTTCAAGCTATCAGATGATTACCATTTTTTCATTTGAGCAGAACTTTGATTGTCGGTATCTGCTTAATGGCATAGGCGTAGCTAAAGGGGTTTTATGGGTTTTTCATCTCCCCCTACCAAATACCATTCAGTATTTCTTCAAATCATGATTATAtatcattgaattaaatattatggtttcttcccatctataagaatttattttttctctttttgaggtATTTTCACAATGAGCACACATCGTAGCTTTTACCCCCTACGAAAATgttgctagctacgccaatgtttaatagacaattgtgacaaataaaaataaaaattcaaaataaaattattttataccaaaaatttttaattttcaatttgctttaaatttatgacagaaaagtatcgaaataaattatcctcataattgatggtaagaattacttcaattattcttgTAGACCGTATCATATTTCGAAGCATACATCGatcatttccagattttctctattttaaatttccaacttGTTGAACATATTGTTCAACAAGtgagaaatttaattcaatttgactgacaatcaaagtttcaatatggcgactgacatttttgtttttgtaatactaaaacTACCTTACTAAATCTGCCTTGATAACACCTCTTGTTGGAAAACCCTGAATGTGCGGATActtacaatatttatttgtgAAGGCTTCTCTTCGGGCTTCAATCTACTTCGTactaaatgaaaaattatattgCGTATTTCCGTTTCCAAGCCAGCATTCTTAATGGCCTCTTCCAGAGTGTTACACATATCGTTACGGTCCACAGAGGGGCTACAAACCAATTTCTAGAATAGAAGAGTAAGAAAAACTTATGAGATAAATACCAAATCTGAAGCCCTAGGATAGGCAGGCGTGTGACGGAGTCAGGCTTGCCCTGGTCATCaatgtatatattaaatttgttttttttttttcaaaatttcagaatGAGGCCCATTTCTATCCTAGGATTTTCAAATCACCAATCTTGTGTAagcaaatttattattaataaatttaattgtttttataaaatttatatgtcatttatatttaattttcacacctgaacattttcatataacGGCTCATAGTTTTTCAATGTCTTGATGGTGTTGATAAGTTTTGCCGCTGTATGATGAATACTAGCATCTTGAAGTTCCTCCATTATTTTTGTTGATATCCAAAACATACAATGCACATATAGAATGtttcttttgattttattttcgaaatttatttcgaaTTCAATATTGAACACAGCACATcacaatttcttttatataaatacgtATACTCTTGATGGATGATATCTTTCCAGcaaatgataaatttgatttGCTTATCTTTCATTTGaataatagaaaaaacaaaatctattcAACCAATACACAATATTAATAGacaaactattcaaaatttcaattgatatGTGTTTCCTTaggagaaaaaaacaaaaaattcgagaaatttggtttatttttctattgagtaatcgaaaatgttgatttttgtttATCGACTGCACACAATTTGTTTGTAACTTAGGACAACCGTTAAAGGGAAACTGTTCACGTGGTTACTGccagaaacttttgttattggcAACAatcgtgggtatttaaaatgcaACAGGCAAATTtagattctataaaaataaaaaacaaacaaacattttggaGGTATTTGAAATTTCTCAACCCCCATTATCACAATATTGAGGGATGTATTTTATAAAAGGTAATGACAGTgttgaatatttgaaaattgtatgCAACTGTCACCttaaaggtagaattacataccgtGCGTTCAATTCGTACAATGCGTCCTTAACACCGTCTGAGAAAATCTTACAATGCAGTAAAAAAAAACGCTAACCCAGCAGGAAAATGTAGGtgagttttagaaaatgttaactactatagttataccctgcgccacactgtggaacagggtattataagttagtgtatatgtttgcaacacccagaaggagacgagatagacgcatggtgtctttggcaaaaatgctcatggtgggctcctgagtcgatatagccatgtccgtctgtccgtgaacacatttttgtaatcaaagtctaggtcgcagttttagcccaatcgacttcaaatctggcacaagtatgtgttttggctcagaatagaaccctattgactttggaagaaatcggttcagatttagatatagctcccatatatatatttcgcccgatatggacttatatggccacagaagccagacttttaccctaatttgcttaaaattttgcaaaagaagaacaattagtattatagtcaagtgtgtcaaatttgattgaaatcggttcagatttagatatagctcccatatatatctttcgcccgatatggactaatacggtcccagaagccagagttttaccccaatttggttgaaattttgcacaaggagtacaattagtagtgtagtcaagtgtgccaaattttattgaaatcggttcagatttagatatagatcccatatatatcgttcgcccgatttacactcatatgaccacagtggccaatcttttactccgatttaattgaaattttgcacagggagtagaattagcattttagctatgcgtgccaaatttggttgaaatcggttcagatttagatatagctcccatatatagctttcgcccgatttacactcatatgaccacagaggccaattttttgctccgatttagttgaaattttgcacagggagtagaattagcattgtagctatgcgtgccaaatttggttgaaatcggttcagatttagatatatctcccatatatagctttcgcccgatttacactcatatgactacagaggccaatttttaacaccgatttagttgaaattttgcacagggagtagaattagcattgtagctatgcgtgccaaatttggttgaaatcggttcagatttagatatagctcccataaatatgtttttctgatttcgacaaaaatggtcaaaataccaacattttccttgtaaaatcgccactgcttagtcgaaaagttgtaaaaatgactctaatttttttctagtacatatatatcgagcgataaatcataaataaacttttgtgaagtttccttaaaattgctacagatttaaatgtttcctacatttttttactaacattgtgttccaccctagtgcattacccgacataaattttgagtctttacattttgtagaagtcttcaaattctgtccagatcgagtgatatttaattgtatgtaattgggacaaatctttatatatagcccccaacacatttgacggatgtgatatggtatcgaaaatttagatctacaaagtggtgcagggtataatatagtcggccccgcccgactttagacattccttacttgtttaataatggcgaagttcaccactgtgatatcaatGAATAGTCTAAAAGAGCctgaacaagtaaatacggcagTAAGATCGGTCATGCGAAATCTTATGTATACTCCACCATgaatttcgtagaaacttctacacaatcgaattacttgggttgtggtaatacttgccgatagcaatgtatattaaaacattttaacatcttctaaactgtaagttagtccagacgtgatatatattagataaaaaaagcagattaaatacgtatatatttcaattcttgaacggtatatatagggaagtctacaaatattacaatccgatatgaacttttgcggtgGCTTTATATGGAGCCATATATACTAATGAACCCATATGGAGCAATTTCTGTGTGAttagggttcggtttatatgggggttatatataactataggccgatttggaccaagttcggcatggttgttagcggcaatatactaacacaatgtaccaaatttcaaccgaaccagatgaattttgctcctccaaggggctctatatataattatggaccgatatggactattttTTTCATAGTTGCTAGAGACTATATAATTactccacgtactaaatttcaacccgatcggttgaaatttgctcctccaagaggctccgagatcaaatctggggatcggactatatggcggctatatataattatggatgaactaatttttgcatgattattagataccatatactaacatcacgtaccaaatttcaatcagatcggaagaaattagctctatcaagaggctccggagttcaaatatggggatcggtttatatgggggctatacgtaaatgtggtccgatatggcccatttgcaataccatccgacctacatcaatagcaactacttgtgctaagtttcaagtcgatagcttgtttcgttcggaagttaaggtgatttccacagacggacggacggactagatcgactcagaatttcacaacgacccagaatatatatactttatgggaccttagagcaatatgtagttcgatgtgttacaaaaggaatgaaaaagtttatatacccgccatcctacacagaaaaaaaatttccgtagttaaactaacgctaaatttaacttatttttgttggaaaaaaattatttgtttgtagttaaattttattatttttatcgaaattttccacaacttaatgaaatcttactttttttttaagtatgtctcaaaaattttatgaactatcgtgagtataaagttcaatgaccttacacataagttcaatatgaactaaaacaaatgaaaattttcgtacaattcccaaaaatagtaagaatgaactactgtatggttaaaatggtcatgatttggctccaatgattttcatctttacttttagttatttttttcttctatgagatgatgtagcttcatgaactgcagttaaaaagtacaacggggcaaaaaaatttcctggttttaacaacgctgtgtggaaatctcaaaatgtggagtaaaatttagttcaattttcatgcgtggtagttcattcttcctataaaacagttcactttttttcggtgtatggtggagggtataaaaagcgggCTAGGTATATTgatactatacctaacctaataatctaataaatatagaaataaaattttgacaaaattttctattgtaataaatttttgacaaaattttctatagaaataaaatttgacaaaattttctatagaaataaaattttgacaaaattttctatagaaataagattttgacagaactttgtatagaaataaaattttctatagaaataaaattttaacaaaatatacagaaataaaattttgacaaaattttctatagaaataaaattttttacaaaattttctatagaaataaaattttttacaaaattttttataaaaataaaattttgacaaaggtttgagaaatttgatttaatatgaaaaaaaaaacagatcgaattaaaaaaaaaaaaacataattatatttataaatattttttcaatatttatttatattttcattacgTTTAGCTCGAAAATGTATCTATCTATATATCTCCCCCACATTAATCAAAATTCGATTGTATGGTGGGTGCTCCGGTGGTCATTTACAATATCCATTTATCATTTGTACATGGAGAGAGGCTGTCTGTCAATTTGTCTTGTTTCTCACCGCCAAAACCACTGCTTTCATTCATTGCCTATTTAGTGGGCTTTTCACCGAATTCATTAACGGGAGGATAGTTTCCGTAAATATTTCTGTATGTGTTGGTTTCAGTCTAAATTTATATTAAGATATTATTTTGGTGAAACAACAAATGCATTTACcatgaaatatgaaattttaaaattaaatataaactaAATTGTCATCGAATATTGACTGATgatatgtcataaaaataattatagaaCCTGATCATaaatcatattttaaaaatatttgccaaCGCACTATTACCGCATCCAGAGACAATTTGGcgcagcaaaattttgtttctattcgaAATGTTGGAATGTTTTTGATGTTACAACAAATTCTATtacaaattcaattttcaaccatttgaaccaaatttccaaatttaattttaattaaatttagaaatttaatttctttatgaaattttctcaaaatttcatttctagaggaaatttttgaaaacttacatttctataggaaattttgttacaatttcatttctataggaaattttgttacaattccatttctataggaaattttgtcaaaatttcatttctataggaaattttgtcaaaatttcacttctatagggaattttgtcaaaatttcatttctataggaaattttgtcaaaatttcatttctataggaaattctgccaaaatataatttctactcgaaattttgtcagaatttcttttctataggaaattttgtcaaaatttcat
The Haematobia irritans isolate KBUSLIRL unplaced genomic scaffold, ASM5000362v1 scaffold_89, whole genome shotgun sequence DNA segment above includes these coding regions:
- the LOC142242859 gene encoding uncharacterized protein LOC142242859; this translates as MFWISTKIMEELQDASIHHTAAKLINTIKTLKNYEPLYENVQKLVCSPSVDRNDMCNTLEEAIKNAGLETEIRNIIFHLVRSRLKPEEKPSQINIVSIRTFRVFQQEVLSRQI